In Bacillus thuringiensis, the DNA window GCTACTACCACTTATTCAAAAGTTATCACAAACTGAAGCAGAGGCGACACAAATTACATTTGTTGAAGATCAAGTAAGTAGCTTTACAGAACTAATCAATCGTCAAATTACAACTTTAGAAACGTTATTAACGGATTGGAAAGTTTTAAACAATAATATGATCCAAATTCAAAAGAATGTTGAAGAAGGCACATATACAGACAGTAGTTTACTTCAAAAACATTTCAATCAAATTAAAAAAGTAAGTGATGAAATGAATAAACAAACAAATCAATTTGAAGATTACATTACAAACGTTGAAGTACATTAAACAAAAAAATAATTAGCGATATAGGGAGAGAAGAAAAATGACAAAAAAACCATATAAAGTAATGGCTCTATCAGCACTTATGGCAGTATTTGCAGCAGGAAATATCATGCCAGCCCATACGTATGCAGCTGAAAGCACAGTGAAACAAGCTCCAGTTCATGCGGTAGCAAAAGCTTATAATGACTATGAAGAATACTCATTAGGACCAGAAGGCTTAAAAGATGCAATGGAAAGAACAGGTTCAAATGCTTTAGTAATGGATCTGTACGCTTTAACAATTATTAAACAAGGTAATGTTAACTTTGGTAATGTATCATCTGTTGATGCGGCTTTAAAAGGAAAAGTCATTCAGCATCAAGATACAGCGAGAGGAAATGCGAAGCAATGGTTAGATGTATTAAAGCCACAGCTTATTTCAACGAATCAAAATATTATCAATTACAATACGAAATTCCAAAACTATTATGATACTTTAGTTGCTGCGGTAGATGCAAAAGATAAAGCGACTCTTACAAAAGGGTTAACTAGATTATCAAGTAGTATTAATGAAAATAAAGCGCAAGTAGATCAGTTAGTAGAAGACTTGAAGAAATTCCGAAATAAAATGACGTCTGATACGCAAAACTTTAAGGGTGATGCAAATCAAATTACATCTATTTTAGCAAGTCAAGATGCAGGAATCCCGCTTCTGCAAAATCAAATTACAACGTACAATGAAGCAATTAGTAAATATAATGCAATTATTATCGGTTCATCAGTGGCGACAGCACTAGGCCCAATTGCAATTATCGGTGGTGCAGTAGTTATTGCGACAGGTGCAGGAACGCCGCTAGGGGTCGCATTAATTGCAGGTGGTGCAGCCGCTGTAGGTGGTGGTACAGCTGGTATCGTATTAGCGAAGAAAGAGCTTGATAATGCACAAGCTGAAATTCAAAAAATAACAGGACAAGTTACAACCGCTCAATTAGAAGTAGCTGGATTAACAAACATTAAAACACAAACAGAGTATTTAACAAATACAATTGATACTGCAATTACAGCGTTGCAAAACATTTCAAATCAATGGTACACAATGGGATCAAAATACAATTCTTTACTTCAAAATGTAGATTCAATTAGTCCAAACGATCTTGTTTTCATTAAAGAAGATTTGAACATTGCAAAAGATAGCTGGAAAAACATTAAAGACTATGCAGAAAAGATCTATGCGGAAGATATTAAAGTAGTAGATACGAAAAAAGCATAATCAAATACGAATCGTTAAAGCGTTACGTATTGATGGATGAGTTGAAGCTCCTGTTCAGTTGTGAGCAGGAGCTTTTTATATTCTTATAAAGAAAATAGGTGAAAAGTATGAAGAGAAGCTTTTATAAAAAATGTCTATTGACGCTAATGATTGCTGGGGTGGCAACGAGTAATGCATTTCCTTTGCACCCTTTTGCAGCAGAACAAAACGTAAAAGCATTACAAGAAAGTGCGAAAAGCTATTCTCTCGGACCAGCAGGATTCCAAGATGTAATGGCACAAACGACATCGAGCATATTTGCAATGGATTCATATGCAAAATTAATTCAAAATCAGCAAGAGACTGACTTGAGTAAAATAAGTTCGATTAATGGTGAGTTTAAAGGAAATATGATTCAGCACCAAAGAGATGCAAAAATTAATGCGGCGTATTGGTTAAATAGTATGAAGCCTCAAATTATGAAAACGGATCAAAATATTATAGATTACAATAATACTTTTCAAGCGTATTATAATGACATGTTAATAGCGATTGATCAAAAGGATAACGTAAAGTTAAAAGCGGATTTAGAAAAATTGTATGCCGATATTGTAAAGAATCAAAATGAGGTAGATGTATTACTAAGTAATTTGAAAGCTTTTCGCGATAGAATGGCGAAAGATACAAACAGTTTCAAAGAAGACACAAATCAATTAACCTCGATTTTGGCGAGTACGAATGCTGGTATTCCAGCATTAGAGCAACAAATTAATACATATAACGATTCAATTAAAAAGAGTAATGATATGGTTATCGCGGGTGGTGTACTTTGCGTAGCATTAATAACATGTCTTGCTGGCGGACCGATGATTGCGATTGCGAAAAAAGATATCGCAAATGCAGAAAGAGAAATAGCCAATTTAAAAGATAGAATTTCTGGAGCGCAAGCGGAAGTCGCAATTTTGACAGATGTAAAAAATAAAACAACAAACATGACTGAAACGATTGATGCAGCAATTACAGCACTGCAAAACATATCAAATCAATGGTATACAGTAGGTGCGAAATATAATAACTTACTACAAAATGTAAAAGGAATGAGTCCAGAAGAATTTACGTTTATAAAAGAAGATTTAAATACAGCAAAAGATAGCTGGAAAGATGTAAAAGATTATACAGAAAAATTACATGAAGGCGTGTTGAAATAAACAGTGGACTAGTTCTACTGTTTATTTTTTTATCCTGGTTTTTGTGAGAACCGGGTTTGTAATTTTACCTATAAGCTTGCCATGTGTTTTATCAATGTAGCCTTGGGGTAATGTTTGGTCAAATTGATAATAATAACCTTGCTGCACCACTTGTATTTGTGGACACGGACACATTAGAAGTGATAGGGATTATGCCTGGGAATAATAGTTTTGTTCTTCAACTAACGAGTGTTTTAGCAGAACATGGCTTGGTTTTACCCCTTTAGATATGATTGTCTAAAGGGGTATCTATTATGTTGAAAAGGAAAAGAATATCTGTGGAACTAGTGGTGACAATAGAGTTGTTCCACAAATGAGACAGAAGAATAGTGTGCTCTATATGGAGAAATTGTAATATTTATGATTATAGAAACTGTCGCTATTGAAAATAGAACACA includes these proteins:
- the nheC gene encoding non-hemolytic enterotoxin NHE subunit C, producing the protein MKRSFYKKCLLTLMIAGVATSNAFPLHPFAAEQNVKALQESAKSYSLGPAGFQDVMAQTTSSIFAMDSYAKLIQNQQETDLSKISSINGEFKGNMIQHQRDAKINAAYWLNSMKPQIMKTDQNIIDYNNTFQAYYNDMLIAIDQKDNVKLKADLEKLYADIVKNQNEVDVLLSNLKAFRDRMAKDTNSFKEDTNQLTSILASTNAGIPALEQQINTYNDSIKKSNDMVIAGGVLCVALITCLAGGPMIAIAKKDIANAEREIANLKDRISGAQAEVAILTDVKNKTTNMTETIDAAITALQNISNQWYTVGAKYNNLLQNVKGMSPEEFTFIKEDLNTAKDSWKDVKDYTEKLHEGVLK
- the nheB gene encoding non-hemolytic enterotoxin NHE subunit B, which codes for MTKKPYKVMALSALMAVFAAGNIMPAHTYAAESTVKQAPVHAVAKAYNDYEEYSLGPEGLKDAMERTGSNALVMDLYALTIIKQGNVNFGNVSSVDAALKGKVIQHQDTARGNAKQWLDVLKPQLISTNQNIINYNTKFQNYYDTLVAAVDAKDKATLTKGLTRLSSSINENKAQVDQLVEDLKKFRNKMTSDTQNFKGDANQITSILASQDAGIPLLQNQITTYNEAISKYNAIIIGSSVATALGPIAIIGGAVVIATGAGTPLGVALIAGGAAAVGGGTAGIVLAKKELDNAQAEIQKITGQVTTAQLEVAGLTNIKTQTEYLTNTIDTAITALQNISNQWYTMGSKYNSLLQNVDSISPNDLVFIKEDLNIAKDSWKNIKDYAEKIYAEDIKVVDTKKA